The genomic segment CTGCAGAAAAGCACCGTCCTGATCAAAATAGGGATGATGGCCAAAGGCGAGCGGTGCGGGTTCTTCCGATAAATTGAACGCTTCGAGCGTTATTTCGAGCCGGTCCCCATCCAACCGGATATGTTGGGTTGCGGAAAAGGACCAAGGCCAACGGCTATCTCGTGTGTGGCGATACCGCATCACTGTTTCGGCTTCGCTCATCCTTTCAGCATCCCAGCAGGACGTCCATCCCACGCCATGGATTGCATGGGGTTCCGGGCTGAAATTAGGATCCAGACCGATTTCTTCGCCCATCCAGTTAAAGCTGGCAAAGCCGATCCGATTGGAAAAGGGGACCAGCGGGAAGGACGCAAAACGCAGCGGGTCGCGCGACCCAAGCGCGGCTGCATCGGTCGATCGCAGCATATTTTGGCCGCTAACGGTCCACGCCACAATAGCTCCCCCTACTTCCGGGCACAGGATGCAGTCGGACGAACCATGTTTCAGATAGAGAGTCTCAGGGTTGCTATTCATTGGTAACTGCGATGGGTCCTGATGTGTTGAGCACATAAACTTGGCCGACTTCAATCGCTTGCGCTGCGGCACCAAAATGCAGTGCCACGGCGCCTTTACCTGCAGCAATGGTCGTGGATGCTTGTGTCTTCAATTGCAGCAACTTCCAATTCGGGCCCAAGGTCAGGACATTATCACCAAAACCGCTATAGGGCGCTTCATTCAATTGAACACGAATTCCCAGCTTGCTGGTTCCATCCCCAGAGCCACCCGGCGCGGTGCGTGCCAATACGCCGATCAGCAGAATATCGTCCTCTTTGACTTCTTCCAAAATGGGAATGGCGGCACCAACATCATAAGGTTGTGCGGCTGGAGCCGATGTGGTGACCCGTAATGCGGTTCCACCTGTGCCTGGGATATTGGGCGAAGCTATGGTCATATGTGTCGCACCCGGTCCGTAAACCGGCCAGTCCTTATTGGACGGATTATTGATCAGCCTTCCTTTGCCTTGCAGTTGCGGCAACAAATCCGTGGTCGCGGATTGGACCGCCTTGGTCGATTTTGCGGTCAAAGATGTAGCGCCGGCCACGACGATTGTCTGGCCGATTTCCAGCACCTGTTTGGCGCCCGCCAGCTGGAAGCCGACGACAGCCTGACCTCTGGAAATGGAGCTGGTTGCTTTTGCCGAGACTTCGTAAAGCTTCCAATCCTTGTCGATGACAAGCGTTGTGTCGCCAAACCCGGAATATGGCGCGATATTCTGTTGAACGCGGACGCCAATGCGTCCCTTTCCATCGGAGGTGTCCGCTGAAACCGTGCGCGCATAAAAGGCGACGACAATATCGGTTCCGGCCTTGATGGACGTGGTGATGGGGGCATTGGCCCCGACTTCGAACAGGGTTGCACCGGCTTTCGGTACGGTGATTTGCAACGCCGCCTTGCCGCCCGGAATATCTTCGCCTTTGACCGGCTTGCTTGTCTGTCCGGTGCCGAAAATCTGCCAATCGAGCCGTGTCGGGTCGTTGATGAGACTGCCGGGCAACGCATCGTCAAGCGCCTGCAATTCTGCCGTGGGTTGGTCGTCGAACGCAAGGGCGGTGACAGGATATGACGCCGCAAACACCGCCAGCGCAAGGAAACGCATCTTGGTCATCGGCTCTTATTCCTTCAGACCCATGGCATCGCGCATACCGGGTACCCACGCTTTCTTTTCATGATCCCACAGCGGGAAGGTGTTCGTATACGCCCAGGCGCACATGCCAATTCCGATTTCGTCAAATGCGACCCGGACAGCTTTTTGATATTTCACCCGCTCGTCAAGCGACGCCGTGGTGTGTGCGCCGAATTCGCCCATAAAGGGTGTTTTGCCGGTCCGCGCAATATACTCGCGCACTTTCTGGACGTCGTCTTTCAGCAGTTTCTGATCCTCAGCACCGCCATAGGTGCGGCCCAGGGGTGGCGATGGATCGACCCAGCTCGCCCCCTGATGGGTGAAGTTGAACGGATCATAATAGTGGAAAGTCGGAACGATATTGGGATCGTCTGGCAAGTTCAGCGTTTTGAGCGAATTGATCCCACTCCAGAATTCCCCGCCGATGATGACCGGGCGGGTCGGATTGGTCTTGCGGATTTCGACGAGCGCAGGTGTCAGCACTTTCAGCAAATTGCTGTCGTTGAACTTGTCGTGCGGCTCATTTTCAATTTCAAACCACAGATGTGCTTCTGGTGCGTCCGCGAACTGTGCTGCGACCTGGGTCCACATGGCCGCAAGCTTTGCGATATTTGCGTCGCTCGGGTCCTTGTGGATCT from the Sphingorhabdus lacus genome contains:
- a CDS encoding glycoside hydrolase family 5 protein gives rise to the protein MKHHLYFMALMASAMTVPAMAKTDSLPVGRCVNMGNSLETPTEGAWGGKKIDAADFTRIAKAGFNTIRLPVRWSTRAGTDAPHTIDPIFMKRVKQVVADARSAGLNVILNSHHFEEIHKDPSDANIAKLAAMWTQVAAQFADAPEAHLWFEIENEPHDKFNDSNLLKVLTPALVEIRKTNPTRPVIIGGEFWSGINSLKTLNLPDDPNIVPTFHYYDPFNFTHQGASWVDPSPPLGRTYGGAEDQKLLKDDVQKVREYIARTGKTPFMGEFGAHTTASLDERVKYQKAVRVAFDEIGIGMCAWAYTNTFPLWDHEKKAWVPGMRDAMGLKE
- a CDS encoding aldose 1-epimerase, which gives rise to MNSNPETLYLKHGSSDCILCPEVGGAIVAWTVSGQNMLRSTDAAALGSRDPLRFASFPLVPFSNRIGFASFNWMGEEIGLDPNFSPEPHAIHGVGWTSCWDAERMSEAETVMRYRHTRDSRWPWSFSATQHIRLDGDRLEITLEAFNLSEEPAPLAFGHHPYFDQDGAFLQFKAKRVLMNDHMALPTDMLTPEGVYDFQEGEPVSGKNIDHCFAQWDGVASILWPDRPLGLQIESNMPAAVLYIPPHGESFCFEPVPHINNALNRPTDEPAMPTVPPGGSYRSSIILSAVPAQSL